One Cryomorphaceae bacterium 1068 DNA window includes the following coding sequences:
- a CDS encoding undecaprenyl-diphosphate phosphatase: MSILEALILGIIQGLTEFLPVSSSGHLELAKAIIGDDLEAGESMLFTIALHGATALSTVVVFRNDIADLFKGLFEFKWNESTKFAAFILVSMVPVFFVGVFFKDEIEMLFEGNLLLVGCSLIFTAVLLYSTTRIPAKEGKVTFGRALLIGVAQAIAVLPGVSRSGSTISTALLAGVSRERAARFSFLMVLPVIFGAMILEYKDFLEAQPSRNIDNLALVTGFAAAFFAGILACRWMIAIVKKSKLDYFAYYCLAVGAIAIGYSLFA, encoded by the coding sequence ATGAGTATTTTAGAGGCCCTTATCTTGGGCATCATTCAAGGACTTACGGAATTCTTACCCGTGAGCAGCTCAGGCCATTTGGAATTGGCTAAAGCTATAATTGGGGATGACCTTGAAGCAGGCGAGAGTATGCTTTTTACTATTGCTCTGCACGGGGCTACTGCACTAAGTACAGTTGTCGTTTTCAGAAACGACATTGCCGATCTCTTCAAAGGACTATTCGAATTCAAATGGAACGAGAGCACCAAGTTTGCGGCTTTTATTCTCGTCAGTATGGTGCCTGTCTTTTTCGTGGGTGTCTTCTTCAAAGATGAAATTGAAATGCTCTTCGAGGGGAATCTCCTTTTGGTTGGATGTTCTCTCATCTTCACGGCAGTTTTGCTGTACAGCACTACCCGCATTCCTGCAAAGGAGGGAAAAGTGACTTTTGGCAGAGCTCTGCTTATTGGTGTGGCTCAAGCCATTGCCGTGCTACCCGGTGTTTCCAGATCGGGATCCACAATTTCCACAGCATTACTAGCAGGAGTAAGTCGAGAACGTGCTGCACGCTTTTCATTCCTCATGGTATTACCTGTCATCTTTGGAGCAATGATTTTAGAATACAAGGACTTTCTAGAAGCTCAACCCTCCAGAAATATTGACAACTTGGCTCTAGTCACAGGCTTTGCGGCAGCATTCTTTGCGGGGATCTTAGCTTGTCGCTGGATGATTGCCATCGTAAAAAAGAGTAAGCTGGACTATTTCGCCTATTACTGCCTTGCAGTAGGAGCTATCGCAATCGGTTATTCGCTTTTCGCATGA
- a CDS encoding SpoIIE family protein phosphatase codes for MPFKKSIFLSLLSLCLFSAILILADNTEPERHFIKPINDQLLIIGHLEATDQFNFASDVAVLNDDLFKEVSGIPTFGFSDSKHWLRLRVFNFEDHAIDRILEVNNPILNECNLYEVEGGQSSALYRTGDELTFKERPIDHRNYQFPISIEANRSKELLLRVSSEGEQLQVPLKLWEKSKLDKQDGTDRLLRGIYFGIILFVLIFNLFLYLIIHDRSSLFYVIYIFALLMLQLSLSGFAFEHLWPESTYLANIANPFFASISIFALIRFTQTFLNLKEFFPRIYKAFHVMGGFVAVNSLLALIHTPFFFKLSVLGINVLALLLNIAIVPIVVAVVKKKFRPAKYFLFAFIVLVGSVFFFILNNFGILYSDFYTAYGLQIGSAVEVILLSFAIVDKFKLFREESYERLETINLMKAKANEELEKEVVIRTQEISEQKQVVEQQKDEILDSIRYAERIQKSLLPSAKKVKRIFQDHFILFKPRDIVSGDFYWVGETSEAFPWDLGAKLKLFAAVDCTGHGVPGAMMSMLGYQALEQCRLRADLANPADALNYINNVIVSSLNEQRVGDLSIKDGMDMVLCAYHEETRKLSFAGAKNNIYIVRKGEIIELKGDRLSIGNGIIENTDNGFTVTTITLEENDSIYTFTDGFPDQFGGPKEKKLKAKSLLEFIRGLSHEEMENQKKQLGEFFSNWKGQTEQIDDVCLMGIRIK; via the coding sequence ATGCCCTTTAAGAAGTCCATATTTCTTTCGCTCCTCTCCTTATGCCTCTTTTCTGCCATATTGATTCTGGCCGATAATACAGAGCCTGAAAGGCATTTCATAAAGCCGATTAATGACCAACTTTTGATCATTGGTCATTTGGAAGCTACCGACCAATTCAATTTTGCTTCTGATGTCGCCGTGCTCAATGACGACCTGTTCAAGGAGGTCAGCGGGATTCCCACTTTTGGCTTCAGCGATTCTAAACACTGGCTTAGGTTGAGGGTCTTCAATTTTGAAGATCACGCCATAGATCGAATCCTGGAGGTGAACAATCCCATACTTAACGAGTGCAATCTCTATGAGGTAGAAGGGGGGCAAAGTTCGGCACTATACCGCACAGGAGATGAACTGACTTTCAAGGAGCGACCGATAGACCATCGGAATTATCAGTTTCCCATTAGCATTGAAGCCAACAGATCAAAAGAGTTGTTGCTCCGTGTTTCATCAGAGGGAGAGCAATTGCAAGTACCGTTGAAACTCTGGGAAAAATCCAAACTCGACAAACAGGATGGAACCGATAGATTGCTCAGAGGAATTTACTTCGGAATCATTCTTTTCGTTCTCATCTTCAATTTATTCCTCTATTTAATCATACACGATAGAAGTTCACTTTTTTATGTGATCTATATTTTCGCTTTGCTGATGCTGCAGCTTTCACTGAGTGGATTTGCCTTTGAGCACTTATGGCCCGAATCAACTTACTTGGCCAATATTGCCAATCCTTTTTTCGCATCGATCAGCATTTTTGCCCTTATTCGATTCACCCAGACGTTTTTGAATCTAAAGGAGTTTTTTCCGAGAATCTATAAAGCATTCCATGTCATGGGTGGTTTTGTTGCAGTAAACTCACTCCTAGCCCTGATTCATACTCCTTTCTTCTTCAAGCTTTCAGTACTTGGGATTAACGTACTCGCGCTGTTACTGAACATCGCCATTGTACCAATAGTCGTGGCTGTAGTGAAAAAGAAATTCAGGCCGGCCAAATACTTTCTATTTGCCTTCATCGTATTGGTGGGGAGCGTTTTCTTTTTCATCCTGAATAATTTTGGGATCCTATACAGCGATTTCTATACAGCATATGGTTTACAAATCGGTTCGGCAGTAGAAGTGATATTGCTCTCTTTTGCGATCGTCGATAAGTTCAAACTTTTCAGAGAAGAGTCCTATGAAAGACTAGAGACCATCAACCTCATGAAGGCAAAAGCTAATGAAGAATTGGAAAAAGAGGTGGTGATCAGAACCCAAGAAATAAGTGAGCAAAAGCAAGTGGTAGAGCAACAAAAGGATGAAATTCTGGATAGCATACGCTACGCCGAACGAATCCAAAAGTCATTGCTTCCTTCAGCAAAAAAGGTAAAACGCATTTTTCAAGATCACTTTATTCTATTCAAGCCTCGTGATATTGTGAGTGGTGACTTTTATTGGGTGGGCGAAACATCAGAGGCCTTTCCTTGGGATTTGGGAGCCAAACTAAAACTCTTTGCAGCTGTAGATTGCACAGGGCACGGTGTACCCGGAGCAATGATGAGTATGTTGGGTTATCAAGCATTGGAGCAATGCCGACTTAGAGCAGACCTGGCCAATCCAGCAGACGCTCTGAATTACATAAATAACGTCATCGTATCTTCTCTGAATGAACAACGCGTAGGAGACCTCAGCATTAAGGACGGCATGGACATGGTGCTTTGTGCCTATCATGAAGAAACGAGAAAACTCAGCTTTGCAGGAGCGAAAAACAATATATACATCGTTCGCAAAGGAGAAATCATTGAATTAAAGGGAGATCGACTTTCAATCGGGAACGGCATTATCGAAAATACCGATAATGGATTTACCGTTACGACCATAACCCTTGAAGAAAACGACTCTATTTACACTTTTACAGATGGTTTCCCTGATCAGTTCGGAGGGCCAAAAGAAAAGAAGCTCAAAGCAAAAAGTCTCCTCGAGTTCATAAGAGGACTGAGCCACGAAGAAATGGAGAATCAAAAGAAGCAATTGGGTGAATTCTTCTCCAACTGGAAAGGTCAAACCGAGCAGATAGATGATGTCTGTTTAATGGGAATTCGAATAAAATAA
- a CDS encoding DUF3098 domain-containing protein, producing MSTTENQEKESFALSATNYKVMLIGIAVVVLGFILMIGGGTEDPMEFNEDIFSFRRITLAPIVVMVGYVVIFYSIVKKDSSSPTES from the coding sequence ATGAGCACAACTGAAAATCAAGAAAAGGAAAGCTTCGCACTAAGTGCAACGAATTACAAAGTGATGTTGATTGGGATCGCAGTCGTAGTTTTAGGATTTATCCTAATGATCGGAGGTGGCACAGAAGACCCAATGGAATTCAATGAAGACATCTTTAGCTTTCGAAGAATAACCTTAGCACCGATCGTTGTCATGGTCGGATATGTGGTCATCTTTTACTCGATCGTCAAGAAAGACTCTTCCTCTCCAACTGAATCATGA
- the truB gene encoding tRNA pseudouridine(55) synthase TruB, which produces MINYGKLTVEEFLDGQLLLIDKPLTWTSFDAVAKVRYTIRKKFDLKKIKVGHAGTLDPLATGLLIICTGKFTKKITDLTVENKTYTGSFTLGATTPSYDLETETENHQSTDHITDKMVEEAVSKMRGAIMQMPPIFSAKKVDGKRAYISARKGKEVKLEARPVIISKFETDTSSLPLVRFEIECSKGTYIRSIARDLGETLKCGAHLSELRRTMIGDYSVENAIDPIEFQRLVQDIREDV; this is translated from the coding sequence ATGATCAATTACGGAAAGCTTACAGTAGAAGAATTCTTAGATGGTCAATTACTTCTAATTGATAAACCGCTCACATGGACCAGCTTTGACGCCGTCGCCAAGGTGAGGTATACGATCCGAAAAAAGTTTGACCTGAAAAAAATTAAAGTCGGCCATGCGGGCACACTCGACCCATTAGCTACAGGACTGTTGATCATCTGCACGGGAAAGTTTACCAAAAAAATCACTGACCTCACCGTAGAGAACAAAACCTACACAGGCTCCTTTACGTTGGGCGCTACAACGCCATCTTACGATCTCGAAACTGAAACAGAGAATCACCAATCAACAGATCATATCACCGACAAGATGGTGGAAGAGGCTGTGAGTAAAATGCGCGGAGCCATTATGCAAATGCCCCCTATTTTCTCTGCGAAAAAAGTGGATGGAAAGCGCGCCTACATTTCTGCCAGAAAGGGAAAGGAGGTAAAACTTGAGGCCAGACCTGTCATCATCAGCAAATTTGAAACAGACACTTCATCTCTGCCACTGGTCAGGTTTGAAATAGAGTGTAGTAAGGGAACGTACATAAGATCAATTGCTCGCGACCTAGGTGAGACGCTAAAATGCGGCGCTCATCTATCCGAATTGCGCCGAACAATGATTGGTGATTACTCCGTTGAAAATGCCATCGATCCCATTGAATTCCAACGGCTAGTGCAAGACATTCGGGAAGATGTTTAA
- a CDS encoding permease-like cell division protein FtsX: MASTPDKYARRRARTSAVSTVIGISLVLFMLGILSILILNAQKLSTYVKESIRVEVFLDSDLSEGEIIRLKKEIDAEAYSRATEYISKEESAAQLQKDLGEEFMDFLDYNPLPGLIDLKLNVEYTHPDSISNIAGKIEAREGVNEVVYSPNLIRQIENNINKIGIALLAFSALLLLIAIALINNTIRLTIYSKRFVIRSMQLVGATGGFIQRPFIWNGILQGLYASFIAILLILGILFAVRHEVPEFFEFNDLIMFVKLFGLVALLGMVISGISTLFAVRRYLRMDASKIY; the protein is encoded by the coding sequence ATGGCCTCCACTCCTGACAAGTACGCAAGAAGAAGAGCGCGAACCAGCGCCGTTTCAACGGTGATCGGCATCAGCTTGGTGCTCTTTATGCTGGGTATTTTGTCCATCCTCATTCTCAATGCTCAGAAGCTTTCCACTTACGTGAAAGAGAGTATTCGTGTAGAAGTATTTCTAGACTCTGACTTGAGTGAAGGTGAAATCATTCGTCTGAAGAAAGAAATTGACGCTGAAGCCTATTCTCGCGCTACGGAATACATCAGCAAAGAAGAGTCGGCGGCACAACTGCAGAAAGATCTTGGAGAGGAGTTTATGGACTTTTTGGACTACAACCCCTTACCGGGATTGATTGATCTTAAGTTGAACGTGGAGTACACACACCCTGATAGCATCTCCAATATTGCCGGTAAGATAGAGGCCCGAGAAGGTGTAAATGAAGTAGTTTACAGCCCGAATTTGATTCGGCAAATCGAAAACAACATCAATAAAATCGGGATAGCTCTCTTGGCCTTTAGTGCCTTACTCCTCCTCATAGCAATAGCATTGATTAACAATACCATTCGACTAACGATCTATTCCAAGCGCTTTGTTATTCGCAGTATGCAGCTGGTTGGAGCTACGGGAGGCTTTATCCAACGCCCCTTTATTTGGAATGGAATCCTGCAAGGACTTTACGCCAGCTTCATTGCGATCTTATTAATTTTGGGAATTCTTTTCGCTGTAAGGCACGAGGTCCCCGAGTTTTTTGAGTTCAACGACCTGATAATGTTTGTTAAGCTTTTTGGTCTCGTTGCCCTTTTGGGAATGGTAATTTCAGGAATATCAACGTTATTTGCAGTAAGGCGTTACTTGAGAATGGACGCATCTAAAATTTATTGA
- a CDS encoding 2-C-methyl-D-erythritol 4-phosphate cytidylyltransferase, which translates to MSKRAVIIVAGGTGTRMNLNTAKQFLPLAEKPVLLHTFEAFRLYDPELQFILVLYTSLHGEWRKIQNDYGFDLEHTVVEGGEERFHSVKNGIAALADDVELVAIHDAVRPFVSADTIERCFESAAKSGAAIPAVPVIDTIRRIDGDSSHTIPRNELVAIQTPQCFRTDILKKAYETEYQSVFTDDASVVENMGQSIDIVEGNRRNIKITTREDLLIAASFLKG; encoded by the coding sequence ATGTCAAAGAGGGCGGTAATCATTGTGGCGGGAGGTACCGGCACCCGCATGAACCTCAACACGGCCAAGCAGTTTTTACCCCTTGCGGAAAAGCCCGTTTTGCTTCACACGTTTGAAGCATTTCGACTTTACGATCCCGAACTTCAATTCATCTTGGTGCTCTACACGAGCCTTCACGGCGAATGGAGGAAAATCCAAAATGACTACGGATTTGACCTTGAACACACTGTGGTAGAAGGCGGGGAAGAGCGATTCCACTCCGTTAAAAACGGAATAGCAGCCCTTGCTGATGATGTGGAATTGGTGGCCATCCATGATGCGGTGAGGCCATTTGTATCTGCCGACACCATCGAACGTTGTTTTGAAAGCGCCGCCAAATCGGGAGCAGCTATACCGGCAGTGCCGGTCATCGATACCATCCGCAGAATTGATGGCGACTCGAGCCACACCATTCCCAGAAATGAATTGGTAGCCATTCAAACACCTCAGTGCTTCCGAACTGACATTCTCAAAAAAGCCTACGAAACGGAGTACCAAAGCGTGTTTACCGATGACGCCTCGGTGGTGGAAAATATGGGCCAATCAATTGACATCGTAGAAGGCAATCGAAGGAATATCAAAATCACCACGAGAGAAGATTTGTTGATTGCAGCCTCCTTCTTAAAAGGTTAA
- the queA gene encoding tRNA preQ1(34) S-adenosylmethionine ribosyltransferase-isomerase QueA: MKLSKFKFTLPKELIAQYPTPNRDESRLMVLNRKTGEIEHKMFKDVLDYFSENDSFVMNNTKVFPARLYGNKEKTGAKIEVFLLRELNRESLLWDVLVDPARKIRIGNKLYFGENDELVAEVIDNTTSRGRTLRFLFDGPYEDFKSTMMSLGETPVPKYIDRPIEELDYERYQTIFAKEEGAVAVPTAGLHFSRELLKRMELKGIHFAPITLHVGLGTFRPVEVEDLTKHKMDSEQMAISEESANIVNGTKTSKGKVCVVGTTAMRAVETSVSTEGLLKPFDGWTNKFIFPPYEFSIADAMISNFHAPESTLLMQVAAFGGYENVMAAYKVAIKEKYRFQAYGDAMLII; this comes from the coding sequence ATGAAGCTTTCAAAGTTTAAATTCACTCTTCCTAAAGAACTTATTGCACAATATCCTACTCCAAACCGTGACGAGAGCCGATTGATGGTCTTGAATCGCAAAACGGGTGAGATCGAACACAAAATGTTCAAAGACGTCCTCGACTACTTTAGTGAGAACGACAGTTTTGTGATGAACAACACCAAGGTTTTTCCTGCTCGTCTCTACGGAAACAAGGAAAAAACAGGTGCTAAGATCGAGGTATTCCTACTTCGTGAACTAAACCGCGAAAGCTTATTATGGGATGTTTTAGTTGACCCCGCGCGCAAAATCAGAATTGGAAACAAACTCTATTTCGGCGAAAATGACGAATTGGTAGCTGAGGTAATTGACAATACCACTTCCAGAGGTAGAACCCTTCGCTTCCTTTTTGATGGCCCATATGAGGATTTCAAAAGCACGATGATGTCATTGGGAGAAACACCTGTTCCGAAATACATCGATCGCCCGATTGAAGAATTAGACTACGAACGGTACCAAACCATCTTTGCCAAAGAAGAGGGAGCAGTTGCAGTGCCTACTGCAGGTCTTCACTTCAGTCGCGAACTGCTCAAACGAATGGAGCTCAAAGGAATTCACTTTGCACCGATTACACTTCATGTCGGACTCGGAACTTTCCGCCCTGTAGAGGTAGAAGACCTCACAAAACACAAGATGGACAGCGAGCAAATGGCCATCAGCGAAGAATCTGCGAATATTGTCAACGGTACCAAAACTTCCAAAGGAAAGGTTTGTGTAGTTGGCACAACCGCGATGCGCGCAGTTGAAACTTCGGTTTCTACCGAAGGACTTTTAAAGCCGTTTGACGGGTGGACGAATAAGTTCATTTTCCCTCCTTATGAATTCTCCATTGCCGATGCAATGATCAGCAACTTCCACGCTCCCGAAAGCACCTTGCTAATGCAAGTTGCTGCCTTCGGCGGATACGAAAATGTGATGGCAGCTTACAAAGTGGCTATTAAGGAAAAGTACCGCTTTCAGGCTTACGGAGACGCAATGCTCATCATTTAG
- a CDS encoding DUF853 family protein, producing MILGGAILDGQPVSGLQVKAPLSMFNRHGLISGATGTGKTKTLQGIAEGLSNAGVPVLLMDVKGDLSGMAAAGKHHPKIDERHQSIGSQWQAKAFPIELLTLSDEPGVRLRATISEFGPVLLSKILGLNDTQQGVVALTFKFCDDNALPLLDIKDFRTALQYINGEGKDEIQKSYGLISSQSVGAIMRKLLQLEQQGADRFFGEPSTDVNDLLAKDSNGDGIIHVLRLVDMQSKPQLFSTFMLCLLAEIYEKFPEQGDASEPKLVIFIDEAHLIFEEASKELHDQIETIIKLIRSKGVGIFFCTQLPDDVPEDILSQLGMKVQHSLRAFTARDRKAIKKTAENYPITTFYAMDQLLTEMGIGEAIITLLNEKGIPTPVVHTLLKAPQSRMGILTDSEINTLVSKSRLASKYNRSIDRESAHEILLEKLERADLAEAEEKSAPRPRTTSRKEKSTLETIMKSSVTNTIVRELTRGILGVLGISSASRRRRKR from the coding sequence ATGATTTTGGGTGGTGCCATTTTGGATGGTCAACCCGTATCGGGTTTGCAAGTGAAGGCACCGCTGAGCATGTTCAATCGTCATGGCCTGATTTCGGGAGCTACCGGAACGGGAAAAACCAAAACCCTTCAAGGCATCGCCGAAGGCTTATCAAACGCAGGAGTGCCTGTCTTGCTAATGGACGTTAAGGGTGATCTGAGCGGCATGGCCGCTGCAGGCAAACATCATCCGAAAATAGACGAAAGACACCAGTCTATCGGAAGTCAATGGCAAGCCAAAGCATTTCCGATAGAGCTTCTTACCCTTTCTGACGAACCCGGAGTTCGTCTGCGCGCCACGATCAGTGAATTCGGGCCCGTGCTACTTTCCAAAATCCTCGGTCTCAATGATACACAGCAAGGAGTCGTTGCGCTCACATTCAAGTTCTGCGACGACAATGCCCTGCCGCTTTTGGACATCAAGGATTTCCGAACGGCACTTCAATATATCAATGGAGAAGGAAAAGATGAGATTCAAAAGTCTTACGGCCTAATCAGCAGTCAAAGTGTGGGAGCCATTATGCGAAAGCTGCTGCAATTGGAGCAACAAGGTGCCGATCGATTTTTTGGCGAGCCCAGCACCGACGTGAATGACTTGCTGGCCAAAGACTCCAACGGGGATGGAATCATACATGTGTTGAGGCTGGTCGACATGCAGTCAAAGCCTCAGTTGTTCTCCACTTTTATGCTTTGCCTGCTAGCTGAGATTTACGAAAAGTTCCCCGAGCAGGGCGATGCTTCTGAACCTAAGTTGGTAATTTTTATTGATGAAGCTCATTTGATTTTCGAAGAAGCTTCCAAGGAACTTCACGATCAAATCGAGACCATCATCAAGCTCATTCGCTCAAAAGGAGTGGGGATTTTCTTTTGCACCCAACTCCCTGATGACGTACCGGAAGATATCCTTTCTCAATTGGGTATGAAAGTCCAGCATTCGCTGCGCGCTTTCACGGCAAGAGACCGAAAGGCCATCAAGAAGACCGCTGAAAATTACCCGATAACAACCTTTTACGCGATGGATCAACTGCTGACCGAAATGGGAATCGGCGAGGCCATCATTACCCTACTGAATGAAAAAGGGATTCCCACTCCCGTAGTTCACACCTTGCTGAAAGCACCTCAATCTAGAATGGGCATTCTGACTGACAGCGAAATAAATACCCTTGTCAGCAAAAGCAGACTCGCTTCGAAATATAACCGCTCCATAGACCGAGAAAGCGCCCACGAAATACTCTTGGAAAAATTAGAACGAGCCGACTTGGCAGAAGCTGAAGAAAAATCTGCTCCACGCCCGAGAACCACATCGCGCAAAGAAAAATCTACTCTAGAGACCATCATGAAAAGCAGTGTTACTAACACAATAGTGCGAGAATTGACGCGAGGTATACTTGGGGTTTTGGGTATCTCTTCAGCTTCTCGCAGGAGAAGAAAAAGGTAG